One Rhizoctonia solani chromosome 2, complete sequence DNA segment encodes these proteins:
- a CDS encoding cytochrome P450 family protein: MADTQCCSSTHSLSAQPSRGYTLDSPTHMHTPSSSAPSSPTYPPTPITGLSASAVPLLPTTASAKPVSTQASLPARCYAAMRNGARRLFGHSHSHGDKHSHIHGSCGHNHGHHHHGYGLVSTEANDEHHHSHGHSHAHHHHTSDHPHDCDHDHDHEHDDVEVFTDSKHGDYLHLPGRYRVTLTVLGMDCPSCSPRVVRALNDLPSVGECHVDVFAGRATVTYHPDHVDTTEMMQHVTDSTGFKCQIVQDGPVGESSGPTRRMRIQLDLPMEEKDPEMRGVKIVQEEQAELIEVEYEAGLNPREVLGAFKPWGGVYVPPAQESSIDSAQREVLRLLHLTTVSALLCFPVLVFAWAPLPPHPTLYGGISLALTTVIQLCVARPIYVSGIRALTVQRTIDMDLLVALSTGTAYLFSTVAYGFREAGRPINHQGESYFETSALLVTLVMLGRLIAAYARRRSTNAVAQLTSMQVDQATLVQPTGEVQVIPTGLVHINDILRLEPGDRIPTDGRVVSGEGHVDESSITGESAPVLKRSGAVLVAGTVLMGSNRSGLEMRVTLSPDENTLSRMAELMRAAQGARLRVQDTADRVAGWLAPVVLVLGAITFIAWASVGLSAANRVVDATARAAETREAVVDSIGYAVAVLVVSCPCAIALCVPMVAVIAVAVGTRRGVLFKTVEALESAYDVSVVVFDKTGTLTLGKLSVEDSKYYTQDTVPWLGTERGIQSVVRALTGSSTHPVSAAVHEHVVATLASASPLQTDGLDVKSVPGKGVEATVDGVVIRGGSAVWAAGGGVVKDLGDHTVFVVSVAADPAHSVFTCIAYYILSDSLRPDALSTIKSLTQRGLEVHILSGDNHGVVTRTASALGIPTAQARGGCSPEEKGQWIKFLQGADGDEDCEKGCDSEASKRRKVMFVGDGTNDALALVQSDVGVSLGGGTDVASSAAQVVLLSSLNAGLTDVFKLARAARRRVWMNFAWAGMYNAVAILLACGVLGRARIPPQWAGLGELVSVLPVVLVAWSLGVGREGMLRPITTMTRRQGQQPSTRTIITIYPHFDALSVSSRVPLPPGPRGNLIFGSALELRTSKAFWINFAKWTERFGPIVSIRMLFQRMIIVDDPKIITYLFEKKASQYSDRYVSQLALLIGWENDIIFIEYGPLLKHYRTLLQRALNNRVVLDYLPLQEHEAKRLLRRLYDTPERFMQHIHLMAGSVAIRMVYGYRVDSPDDRLVQAAEQVMAIFSDIMAPGRWMVEIFPLLRYIPKWFPGATFHKATASWVPILQATEDETFEYVKSQMAKGVAEPSFTAKLLQKENGEEVTKQEEIHIKSLAASLYGAASDTTVSAVKSFFLAMTLYPDVQAKAQSEIATYLQTHSDKRFITMDDKPHLPYVSALVRETLRWHPVLTLVGHRSNGEDDENVVVGDKTYRIPARTAVIANVWKIMHNPDVYSNPEKFIPERFLGDSPPPFPESYAFGFGRSKAKDENGAEIVPREDYTNDIITHPLPFVCDIQPRPGCEKWLSKIE, from the exons ATGGCCGACACACAATGTTGTAGCTCCACACATAGCCTGTCCGCACAGCCATCCAGAGGATACACTCTCGACTCGCCCACCCACATGCATACTCCCTCTTCATCCGCGCCTTCCTCTCCCACTTACCCACCGACCCCCATCACAGGCCTTTCCGCCAGCGCTGTTCCTTTGCTTCCAACCACAGCGAGTGCCAAGCCGGTATCCACGCAGGCCAGTCTTCCAGCGCGCTGTTACGCGGCCATGCGCAACGGTGCAAGGCGACTCTTCGGACATAGTCACTCGCATGGCGATAAGCACAGCCACATTCATGGATCGTGTGGTCACAACCACGGTCATCATCACCACGGCTATGGCCTTGTTTCCACCGAGGCTAATGACGAGCACCACCACAGTCACGGACATTCGCATGCACATCACCACCATACTTCTGATCATCCACACGATTGCGACCATGACCATGACCACGAGCATGACGACGTCGAAGTCTTTACCGATTCCAAACATGGCGATTATCTTCATCTTCCCGGACGATACCGCGTGACCCTGACTGTTCTCGGGATGGACTGTCCCTCGTGCTCCCCCCGTGTCGTGCGTGCCTTGAATGACCTACCGAGCGTGGGCGAATGTCATGTCGATGTGTTTGCCGGACGAGCGACGGTAACCTACCATCCGGACCATGTGGATACAACCGAAATGATGCAGCATGTGACGGACTCCACCGGCTTCAAGTGCCAAATTGTCCAGGATGGGCCAGTAGGAGAATCGAGCGGACCTAcgaggaggatgaggatTCAGTTGGATTTGCCGATGGAAGAAAAGGACCCTGAGATGAGGGGTGTGAAGATCGTCCAGGAGGAACAGGCCGAATTGATCGAGGTGGAGTACGAGGCGGGGTTGAATCCGCGTGAAGTATTGGGTGCATTCAAGCCCTGGGGTGGAGTGTATGTTCCACCAGCACAAGAATCCAGTATCGACTCGGCCCAGCGAGAGGTGCTCCGCCTTTTACATCTCACAACCGTCTCGGCCCTGCTCTGTTTTCCCGTCTTGGTGTTTGCATGGGCCCCGCTTCCCCCACATCCGACTCTGTATGGCGGAATTTCCCTCGCTTTGACAACGGTGATCCAGCTGTGCGTCGCTCGGCCAATCTACGTATCTGGCATCCGGGCTTTGACCGTTCAACGGACGATCGATATGGACTTGCTCGTCGCACTGAGCACCGGGACCGCGTATCTTTTTTCCACTGTTGCCTATGGGTTCCGCGAGGCCGGACGACCGATCAACCACCAAGGAGAAAGCTACTTTGAGACATCTGCACTCCTCGTCACGCTTGTCATGCTTGGTCGACTCATCGCAGCCTACGCCCGCCGCCGATCGACAAACGCAGTCGCTCAGTTAACCTCCATGCAAGTCGATCAAGCCACGCTCGTTCAGCCAACCGGCGAAGTACAAGTTATCCCGACAGGCCTAGTGCACATCAACGACATCCTCAGACTCGAACCCGGAGACCGAATCCCTACCGACGGACGAGTGGTGAGCGGAGAGGGGCACGTAGACGAAAGCTCGATCACAGGCGAGAGTGCTCCCGTCTTAAAGCGATCCGGGGCGGTACTCGTGGCCGGAACAGTCCTCATGGGGTCCAACCGGTCCGGTCTCGAAATGCGCGTGACGCTATCACCCGACGAAAACACGCTATCACGTATGGCTGAACTTATGCGCGCCGCGCAAGGTGCGAGGCTACGAGTGCAAGATACGGCGGATCGAGTGGCCGGGTGGTTGGCTCCTGTCGTTTTGGTGCTTGGTGCGATCACGTTTATTGCCTGGGCGAGTGTTGGTCTTTCCGCCGCGAATCGGGTGGTGGATGCGACGGCGCGAGCGGCGGAGACGAGAGAGGCGGTGGTAGACTCGATCGGGTACGCGGTCGCTGTGTTGGTGGTTTCGTGTCCGTGCGCGATTGCGTTGTGCGTCCCGATGGTGGCTGTTATTGCTGTGGCTGTCGGAACTCGCCGGGGTGTGCTATTCAAG ACCGTTGAAGCACTCGAAAGCGCATACGACGTCTCGGTGGTGGTGTTCGACAAGACGGGAACCCTGACTCTCGGCAAACTGTCGGTtgaagactccaagtactaTACTCAGGATACTGTGCCATGGCTCGGGACCGAAAGAGGGATTCAGAGCGTGGTTCGGGCTTTGACGGGTTCATCGACTCACCCGGTGTCCGCTGCGGTACACGAACACGTTGTCGCTACCCTCGCGAGTGCTTCTCCGCTACAGACCGACGGACTGGATGTGAAGTCTGTTCCTGGAAAGGGTGTTGAAGCGACTGTGGATGGAGTGGTAATCAGGGGCGGGAGTGCTGTGTGGGCGGCTGGAGGTGGAGTTGTGAAGGACCTTGGGGACCATACGGTGTTTGTGGTATCGGTTGCAGCTGACCCG GCTCATTCTGTGTTCACTTGTATTGCGTACTACATTCTCTCCGACTCTCTCCGTCCCGACGCACTATCGACTATCAAATCCCTCACCCAGCGCGGACTGGAAGTGCACATCCTGAGCGGCGACAACCATGGTGTGGTGACACGGACAGCATCTGCCCTCGGGATACCGACAGCCCAGGCGCGCGGCGGGTGCTCGCCTGAAGAAAAGGGCCAATGGATCAAGTTCCTGCAAGGTGCTGACGGCGACGAGGACTGCGAGAAGGGATGCGACTCGGAAGCGTCGAAGCGTCGAAAAGTGATGTTTGTGGGAGACGGCACCAACGATGCGTTGGCGCTCGTCCAGTCGGACGTGGGCGTATCTTTGGGCGGCGGCACGGATGTGGCATCGAGCGCGGCACAGGTGGTGTTGCTGTCATCGTTGAACGCAGGGCTGACGGATGTGTTCAAACTTGCGCGGGCGGCTCGGCGGCGAGTGTGGATGAACTTTGCGTGGGCTGGGATGTACAACGCTGTTGCGATTCTTCTTGCGTGCGGTGTACTCGGTCGAGCTAGGATACCCCCGCAATGGGCGGGACTTGGTGAGCTGGTCAGCGTGCTGCCTGTTGTTCTTGTCGCATGGAGTTTGGGTGTT GGACGCGAAGGAATGCTTCGCCCGATCACTACCATGACCCGAAGGCAAGGCCAGCAACCCTCTACAAGGACTATCATCACCATATACCCCCACTTTGATGCACTTTCAGTT TCGTCGAGAGTTCCGCTTCCTCCAGGTCCAAGAGGAAATCTGATATTTGGATCTGCTCTGGAG CTGCGAACGTCTAAAGCCTTCTGGATCAACTTTGCAAAATGGACCGAGCGGTTTG GTCCAATCGTCTCTATCAGAATGTTGTTCCAGCGAATGATCATCGTTGACGACCCCAAGATCATCACCTATCTTTTCGAGAAAAAGGCTAGTCAGTACTCGGATAGATATGTCAGCCAGCTGGCGTTACT AATTGGATGGGAAAATGACATCATATTCATCGAATATGGTCCTTTACTCAAGCACTACCGCACGCTCCTCCAACGCGCACTCAACAACCGTGTTGTGCTGGACTATCTGCCTCTTCAGGAACACGAGGCTAAACGGCTGCTTCGGAGATTGTATGATACACCCGAGAGGTTTATGCAGCATATCCACTT GATGGCAGGAAGCGTGGCCATTCGGATGGTATATGGCTACAGGGTCGACTCGCCCGATGATCGGCTTGTTCAAGCCGCGGAACAGGTCATGGCAATCTTTTCGGACA TCATGGCACCTGGCAGATGGATGGTCGAGATCTTTCCATTGT TACGATATATACCGAAATGGTTTCCCGGCGCTACGTTCCACAAGGCGACTGCTTCTTGGGTACCTATACTGCAAGCAACAGAAGATGAAACGTTCGAGTATGTCAAGTCTCAGATG GCAAAGGGCGTAGCCGAACCATCGTTTACCGCTAAACTCCTGCAGAAGGAAAACGGAGAAGAAGTAACCAAGCAGGAAGAGATACACATCAAA AGCTTGGCAGCTTCGTTGTATGGCGCGGCGTCTGATACAACCGTGTCGGCTGTCAAGTCGTTTTTCCTTGCCATGACGCTATACCCGGATGTCCAAGCCAAGGCGCAATCGGAAATCGCCACCTATCTCCAGACTCACTCAGACAAACGCTTTATCACGATGGACGATAAACCGCATTTACCCTATGTCAGCGCACTTGTTCGAGAAACACTACGATGGCATCCGGTTCTTACCCTGGTCGGACATCGCTCGAATGGAGAGGACGATGAGAATGTGGTAGTGGGGGATAAAACGTATCGTATTCCGGCACGAACCGCAGTGATTGCAAATGTCTG GAAAATCATGCACAACCCCGACGTGTATTCGAACCCGGAGAAGTTTATACCAGAGCGGTTCTTGGGCGATAGCCCTCCGCCATTTCCTGAAAGCTATGCGTTTGGGTTTGGGAGGAG CAAAGCCAAAGATGAAAATGGAGCGGAAATCGTGCCGCGAGAAGATTACACCAACGACATCATCAC ACACCCACTTCCGTTCGTATGCGATATCCAACCCCGCCCCGGATGCGAGAAATGGCTATCCAAGATTGAATGA
- a CDS encoding Vegetative incompatibility protein HET-E-1, whose translation MFRFSSQSDRPLDGGNYLHRFQRELKNKVKGLERTNKGDGKSWKALERALRVLHDGARSIPPLASAVEGLISILYIYEEASQTDKNHENLASSLVATIDMLEQQLKISKSTRVNEKILEITGLIEQEVLSIRGRRTRNVYARIIATSETQEAIQSYQRVEQLFYRIQLEIGMSSWRTAHEHLENEYLENIHPVKLAAYNSRLSTEINRRACTENTRTAILARLCEWANDPSSKTVNWVSGMAGTGKTTIAYTFSKILDPHGQLAASFLCTQASPECRDAGRIIPTIAYQLARKSAAFQAALCKVIEQDSDIGSRDISTQFQLLLQQPLQEIQEKLPNNLVVVIDAPDECEDAQAVGLLISTLLKNSSTIPVKFLLTTRPELELATQMQRWLQARDICTTSHLHEVDQSTVQSDIELFLKEELAFMDPSLQDIKRLAESSGQLFIYAVTAVRYIRPGTMGIDPYERLETMLTVNSRSQKRFAHIDALYSTVLSTALNNVELEPEERDRILQVLWTVICLRAPISLEALKALTGFRNVKQTLTALNPLRSVLHVSEASSYVSVLHQSFPDYMHNPKRSLEFSCDSKKQNRLLALQCFSLMKLSLKFNICDLESSFILDKDVPDIKQRIDNNIPDSLVYVCRYWVDHLGLAEPDQKILADVEDFLSKRLLFWMEVLNLNECIGVGVGALLKLQSWLATSRSSAYLLEMASDASKFVAGFAGCPASFSTPHIYISALALVSSSSHIFTLYRKNMRGLLDKTSAQLVRNVNQNHTLPFPQHIESAGRPSAHISVYPPNVSQTLVHGLLPVISPSGIPTNEPGAYTFVAPIGNQVPGMNTGAPMAFSLANRHPMATAPHSAPVPPLRFITSMPVVPNGNASTGPLLGARVLYATPQAGSHTRVTLTPPHQFVRTDNLSDPKGRSPGTYNGGYGYRYRRDSTKSAAEPKLNTPERNQMSGKEIASTHTSIKLSGSMPGSQAHPNQAYPLHLRSANDTLLNSRIEEEDSDIEFAVGSFPPREREQMSLVRAQQRDVVERTEPKAVLLFPQESGVSSLNYPWQIRSDGWILNRNEGLLLYIPNERIGLYSNLKLLNVTRQDILPGVDWGKLYMGNQWKRCYIGGD comes from the exons ATGTTCAGATTTTCAAGCCAAAGTGATCGTCCCCTAGACGGCGGTAATTACTTGCATCGATTTCAGCGGGAGCTTAAGAATAAAGTGAAAGGCTTGGAAAG AACGAATAAAGGGGACGGAAAATCATGGAAAGCTCTTGAAAGGGCTTTACGAGTATTGCACGATGGCGCAAGATCCATCCCGCCGCTCGCATCAGCAGTCGAGGGACTAATTTCGATTCTCTATATATACGAG GAAGCTTCTCAGACCGATAAAAATCACGAGAACCTTGCGTCGAGTCTGGTGGCGACAATAGATATGCTCGAACAACAATTAAAGATATCAAAATCCACCCGGGTAAATGAAAAGATATTAGAAATTACAGG TCTTATTGAGCAAGAAGTACTCTCAATTCGCGGAAGGAGAACTCGTAACGTATATGCACGTATTATTGCTACATCGGAAACCCAAGAAGCAATTCAGTCTTACCAACGGGTCGAACAGCTGTTCTATCGTATTCAG CTGGAAATTGGTATGAGTTCATGGAGGACTGCTCATGAGCATTTAGAG AACGAATACCTCGAAAATATTCATCCGGTCAAGTTGGCCGCCTACAATTCTAGGCTATCAACCGAAATAAACCGACGCGCATGTACCGAGAACACTCGAACAGCCATATTGGCGAGGCTTTGCGAATGGGCCAATGACCCTTCATCCAAAACCGTCAATTGGGTGAGCGGGATGGCTGGTACCGGAAAGACGACTATCGCATATACGTTTTCCAAAATTCTTGATCCTCACGGACAGCTGGCAGCAAGCTTTCTCTGCACTCAGGCTTCCCCCGAATGCCGTGATGCTGGTCGAATAATCCCCACCATTGCATATCAGCTTGCTCGAAAATCAGCTGCCTTTCAAGCTGCCCTATGCAAGGTCATCGAACAGGACTCCGACATTGGCTCTCGAGATATCTCTACTCAATTTCAACTCTTACTTCAACAGCCTCTCCAAGAGATACAGGAAAAACTGCCCAATAATCTAGTTGTAGTAATCGACGCCCCGGATGAGTGCGAAGACGCTCAGGCAGTGGGTCTGCTCATCAGCACGCTCTTGAAAAATTCTTCGACCATTCCTGTCAAATTTCTCCTTACCACTCGACCTGAATTGGAGTTGGCCACTCAAATGCAACGGTGGCTTCAAGCCCGAGACATTTGCACAACCTCGCATCTTCATGAAGTTGACCAATCCACTGTGCAATCTGATATTGAACTCTTCCTAAAGGAAGAGCTCGCGTTTATGGACCCATCTCTTCAAGACATCAAGCGCCTTGCAGAAAGCTCTGGACAACTTTTCATCTATGCAGTCACAGCTGTGAGGTATATACGACCTGGAACAATGGGAATCGACCCCTACGAGCGCCTGGAAACCATGCTGACGGTGAATTCTAGGTCTCAGAAAAGGTTCGCACACATTGATGCCCTATACTCTACTGTTCTATCAACAGCCCTTAACAACGTTGAGCTGGAACCCGAGGAGAGGGATCGAATATTACAAGTACTATGGACCGTTATCTGCCTTCGCGCACCTATTAGCCTTGAAGCTCTCAAGGCATTGACAGGATTTCGGAACGTGAAGCAGACTTTGACTGCATTGAATCCGTTACGCTCAGTTCTCCATGTTTCGGAAGCGAGCAGCTACGTTTcggttcttcatcaatcatTCCCTGATTATATGCATAACCCAAAGCGTTCTCTAGAGTTCTCTTGTGATTCGAAAAAACAAAATCGGTTACTTGCTCTCCAGTGCTTCAGTTTAATGAAGTTATCACTGAAATTCAATATATGCGACCTAGAATCGTCCTTTATTCTCGACAAGGATGTGCCTGATATCAAACAAAGGATCGATAACAACATCCCAGATTCACTTGTCTATGTCTGTCGGTACTGGGTCGATCACCTTGGACTAGCCGAGCCGGACCAAAAAATCTTAGCAGATGTAGAGGACTTCTTGTCTAAGAGGCTCCTGTTCTGGATGGAAGTACTCAATCTTAATGAATGCATAGGAGTAGGGGTGGGTGCTTTACTGAAATTGCAATCTTGGTTAGCG ACGTCTCGATCGTCTGCGTACTTGCTTGAAATGGCTAGCGACGCGAGTAAATTCGTAGCCGGCTTTGCCGGATGTCCTGCATCATTCTCGACCCCTCATATCTATATTTCCGCACTGGCCCTAGTCTCCAGTTCAAGCCATATATTTACCCTCTACCGGAAGAATATGCGAGGGCTGCTGGATAAAACGAGCGCACAGCTAGTGCG GAACGTAAATCAAAACCATACGCTTCCCTTTCCACAGCATATAGAATCCGCTGGCAGGCCATCAGCCCATATATCAGTATACCCTCCTAACGTCAGCCAAACCCTGGTGCATGGTTTACTTCCCGTCATATCACCAAGTGGCATCCCCACGAATGAACCAGGCGCCTACACATTTGTTGCGCCCATTGGAAATCAAGTGCCTGGCATGAATACGGGTGCACCTATGGCGTTTTCTCTAGCGAATCGCCACCCCATGGCCACAG CCCCCCATAGTGCACCCGTTCCACCGCTACGGTTTATTACGTCTATGCCGGTCGTGCCGAACGGCAACGCTAGCACCGGCCCCTTACTAGGTGCCAGGGTCTTGTACGCAACGCCGCAAGCCGGATCACACACCCGGGTTACATTGACTCCTCCGCACCAATTCGTAAGAACTGATAATCTAAGCGACCCGAAAGGCCGCTCTCCTGGCACCTATAATGGAGGATACGGGTATCGGTATAGGCGAGACAGCACGAAATCAGCTGCCGAGCCGAAATTAAATACGCCTGAGAGAAATCAGATGTCTGGGAAGGAGATCGCTTCAACCCATACTTCCATAAAACTATCGGGAAGCATGCCTGGCTCGCAGGCACACCCTAACCAGGCCTACCCTCTTCATCTTCGGTCCGCAAACGATACATTATTGAACAGTCGAatagaggaagaagataGCGATATCGAGTTCGCAGTCGGTTCATTTCCTCCGAGAGAACGGGAGCAGATGTCACTAGTTCGGGCTCAGCAAAGAGATGTTGTCGAGCGAACAGAACCCAAGGCCGTATTGTTGTTTCCTCAAGAGTCTGGTGTTTCTTCTCTTAATTATCCCTGGCAAATTCGAAGCGATGGATGGATCCTGAATCGCAACGAGGGGCTTCTTCTTTATATTCCGAATGAGAGGATTGGGTTATACAGTAACCTTAAGCTCCTTAACGTTACTCGACAAGATATTCTTCCCGGCGTGGACTGGGGAAAGTTATACATGGGTAATCAATGGAAAAGGTGTTATATCGGCGGCGATTAA